One Glycine max cultivar Williams 82 chromosome 4, Glycine_max_v4.0, whole genome shotgun sequence DNA segment encodes these proteins:
- the LOC100813057 gene encoding uncharacterized protein isoform X2 produces MTENTTPNMVYRRKKLRKDSNFNLGPTNVQASANIPSVISSAAHLSSAEDQPTGFQVKHAIEIVKDPTMPSVLFDGVTKDSTHKNLGINSVNDSCSSSKPNMETEMDETGECSSSSIIVMDCTREEVTEKDFCMNILRSHGLLKENSPVDNVTSGEDAVTTSNNCCSRSCKICGDLDNSLNMLLCDHCEDAYHLSCYNPRLKKLPIDEWFCHSCLIKRQKILKETVIRSPSIHNELGKCRTAPVKAELNPILLMLRDTKPYTTGVRVGKGFQAEVLDWSGPIKSDEDALPEPLEISPSEFYKLLGENTRNPTKLSSIGNWVKCQEIIDRANGTICGKWRRAPLFEVQTDAWECFCAIHWDPSHADCAVPQELETDQVLKQLKYIEMLRPRLAAKRKKSDCTHNSD; encoded by the exons ATGACAGAAAATACTACACCTAATATGGTATACAGGAGAAAGAAGCTCCGTAAGGACTCAAATTTCAACCTAGGGCCAACTAATGTGCAGGCAAGTGCAAACATCCCTTCAGTCATAAGTTCCGCTGCACATTTATCATCAGCGGAGGATCAGCCAACTGGTTTTCAAGTTAAGCATGCAATTGAAATTGTTAAAGATCCTACGATGCCTTCAGTCTTATTTGATGGAGTAACCAAAGATAGCACACATAAAAACTTAGGTATTAATAGTGTAAATGATAGTTGCTCCTCTTCAAAGCCAAATATGGAAACTGAAATGGATGAAACTGGTGAATGCTCCTCCTCCAGTATTATAGTCATGGATTGCACAAGGGAAGAAGTAACAGAAAAGGATTTCTGCATGAATATTTTAAGAAGCCATGGACTTCTTAAAGAAAATTCTCCGGTAGATAATGTGACTTCTGGGGAAGATGCTGTCACCACTAGTAATAACTGCTGTTCCAGGTCATGCAAAATATGTGGTGATTTAGACAATTCATTGAACATGCTTTTATGTGATCATTGTGAAGATGCATATCATCTGTCTTGCTACAATCCACGTTTGAAAAAATTACCAATTGATGAGTGGTTTTGTCATTCATGTCTTATAAAGAGGCAGAAAATTCTCAAGGAGACAGTTATAAGATCACCAAGTATCCACAATGAATTGGGAAAATGTAGAACTGCCCCAGTTAAGGCTGAATTGAATCCTATACTGTTGATGTTGAGAGACACCAAGCCCTATACAACTGGTGTGCGAGTTGGTAAAGGTTTTCAAGCAGAAGTTCTTGACTGGTCAGGCCCGATAAAAAG TGATGAAGATGCCCTTCCTGAACCATTGGAAATTAGTCCTTCAGAATTTTATAAATTGCTG GGAGAAAATACGAGAAATCCTACTAAACTTAGTTCCATTGGTAATTGGGTTAAATGTCAGGAGATTATAGATAGAGCCAATGGAACTATATGTGGAAAGTGGCGCAG GGCTCCTCTTTTTGAAGTTCAAACTGATGCCTGGGAGTGCTTTTGTGCTATCCATTGGGATCCATCTCATGCTGATTGTGCTGTACCTCAG GAGCTTGAAACAGATCAAGTACTGAAGCAACTGAAGTATATAGAAATG CTACGGCCTCGACTTGCTGCTAAACGGAAAAAATCAGATTGCACACATAATAGTGATTGA
- the LOC100813057 gene encoding uncharacterized protein isoform X1, which translates to MLIQTSVLSSVEAGLCYVSDDGKDVLCDRMPSGETWQVCLKCNKYPLDWCRKAEPVEEDRRNADDPYRSSCVVSFGQPSTASIMTENTTPNMVYRRKKLRKDSNFNLGPTNVQASANIPSVISSAAHLSSAEDQPTGFQVKHAIEIVKDPTMPSVLFDGVTKDSTHKNLGINSVNDSCSSSKPNMETEMDETGECSSSSIIVMDCTREEVTEKDFCMNILRSHGLLKENSPVDNVTSGEDAVTTSNNCCSRSCKICGDLDNSLNMLLCDHCEDAYHLSCYNPRLKKLPIDEWFCHSCLIKRQKILKETVIRSPSIHNELGKCRTAPVKAELNPILLMLRDTKPYTTGVRVGKGFQAEVLDWSGPIKSDEDALPEPLEISPSEFYKLLGENTRNPTKLSSIGNWVKCQEIIDRANGTICGKWRRAPLFEVQTDAWECFCAIHWDPSHADCAVPQELETDQVLKQLKYIEMLRPRLAAKRKKSDCTHNSD; encoded by the exons ATGTTAATACAAACTTCTGTCCTTAGTTCAGTTGAAGCTGGTCTATGTTATGTATCTGATGATGGGAAAGATGTTCTATGTGACCGGATGCCTAGTGGTGAAACTTGGCAGGTGTGTCTGAAATGCAATAAGTACCCTCTTGACTGGTGTAGAAAAGCTGAaccagtggaagaagatagaAGGAATGCTGATGATCCTTACAGATCAAGCTGTGTAGTTAGCTTTGGTCAGCCGTCAACTGCTAGTATAATGACAGAAAATACTACACCTAATATGGTATACAGGAGAAAGAAGCTCCGTAAGGACTCAAATTTCAACCTAGGGCCAACTAATGTGCAGGCAAGTGCAAACATCCCTTCAGTCATAAGTTCCGCTGCACATTTATCATCAGCGGAGGATCAGCCAACTGGTTTTCAAGTTAAGCATGCAATTGAAATTGTTAAAGATCCTACGATGCCTTCAGTCTTATTTGATGGAGTAACCAAAGATAGCACACATAAAAACTTAGGTATTAATAGTGTAAATGATAGTTGCTCCTCTTCAAAGCCAAATATGGAAACTGAAATGGATGAAACTGGTGAATGCTCCTCCTCCAGTATTATAGTCATGGATTGCACAAGGGAAGAAGTAACAGAAAAGGATTTCTGCATGAATATTTTAAGAAGCCATGGACTTCTTAAAGAAAATTCTCCGGTAGATAATGTGACTTCTGGGGAAGATGCTGTCACCACTAGTAATAACTGCTGTTCCAGGTCATGCAAAATATGTGGTGATTTAGACAATTCATTGAACATGCTTTTATGTGATCATTGTGAAGATGCATATCATCTGTCTTGCTACAATCCACGTTTGAAAAAATTACCAATTGATGAGTGGTTTTGTCATTCATGTCTTATAAAGAGGCAGAAAATTCTCAAGGAGACAGTTATAAGATCACCAAGTATCCACAATGAATTGGGAAAATGTAGAACTGCCCCAGTTAAGGCTGAATTGAATCCTATACTGTTGATGTTGAGAGACACCAAGCCCTATACAACTGGTGTGCGAGTTGGTAAAGGTTTTCAAGCAGAAGTTCTTGACTGGTCAGGCCCGATAAAAAG TGATGAAGATGCCCTTCCTGAACCATTGGAAATTAGTCCTTCAGAATTTTATAAATTGCTG GGAGAAAATACGAGAAATCCTACTAAACTTAGTTCCATTGGTAATTGGGTTAAATGTCAGGAGATTATAGATAGAGCCAATGGAACTATATGTGGAAAGTGGCGCAG GGCTCCTCTTTTTGAAGTTCAAACTGATGCCTGGGAGTGCTTTTGTGCTATCCATTGGGATCCATCTCATGCTGATTGTGCTGTACCTCAG GAGCTTGAAACAGATCAAGTACTGAAGCAACTGAAGTATATAGAAATG CTACGGCCTCGACTTGCTGCTAAACGGAAAAAATCAGATTGCACACATAATAGTGATTGA
- the LOC100788815 gene encoding RNA polymerase sigma factor sigB — protein sequence MSCLLPHFNCHLDTFRTHPYALPTHLSKTRPNLCFQPQCVLSATSPSTLLSLEKKLALDAPSDPNTSWPYIAAVSPPLQANFKSTLSAESLLTNEEAVIVAAASEALALAKAAAKVAKDAALLVKKKPPAEAEYKSHVSSKSDDLLLKWFKQMEEVEDGVAEESMGAGAEIMEGVDVSPSEEESDLEPSHEELERLQEQLSDSIAVRSRRQTERKAKRVRATEKATTNFTSFKPGSSSRRKRVSMQEVDYSDPLRYLRTTTSASRLLTPTEEIKLSAGIQDLLKLEKIQEDLAERFGSQPTFAQWAAVAGVDQKTLRKRLNYGIFCKDKMIKSNIRLVISIAKNYQGSGMNLQDLVQEGCRGLVKGAEKFDGTKGFKFSTYAHWWIKQAVRKSLSDQSRTIRLPFHMVEATYRVKEARKQLYSENGRQPDDEEVAEATGLSMKRLNAVLMTPKAPRSLEQKIGINQNLKPSEVISDPDAETAEEQLLKQFMKKDLEEALDSLNPRERQVVRWRFGMDDGRTKTLQEIGEMLGVSRERIRQIESSAFKKLKNKKRTNHLQQYLVS from the exons ATGTCGTGTTTGTTGCCGCACTTCAACTGCCACCTCGACACTTTCAGGACTCATCCCTATGCTCTTCCTACCCATCTAT cTAAAACAAGACCAAATTTGTGTTTCCAGCCGCAATGTGTGTTGTCTGCCACATCTCCTTCAACGCTGCTTAGTTTGGAAAAGAAGTTGGCATTAGATGCTCCTTCTGATCCGAACACTTCTTGGCCCTATATCGCTGCTGTTTCCCCTCCCTTACAG GCAAACTTTAAATCAACCTTATCTGCGGAATCACTTCTTACTAATGAAGAGGCTGTAATAGTTGCTGCTGCATCTGAAGCTCTTGCTCTTGCTAAAGCAGCCGCGAAGGTTGCAAAGGATGCAGCTTTACTAGTAAAAAAGAAGCCtcctgcagaagcagagtataaaTCCCATGTTTCTTCCAAATCTGATGATTTACTTCTCAAATGGTTTAAACAaatggaagaagtggaagaTGGTGTAGCAGAAGAATCCATGGGTGCTGGAGCAGAAATAATGGAAGGTGTTGACGTAAGCCCCAGCGAAGAGGAATCCGATCTAGAGCCTTCCCATGAGGAACTTGAGCGTCTGCAGGAACAGCTTTCAGACAGTATAGCTGTAAGATCTAGGCGCCAAACAGAAAGAAAAGCTAAAAGAGTCAGAGCAACAGAGAAGGCTACCACAAATTTTACATCATTTAAGCCTGGCTCCTCCAGCAGGAGAAAGCGTGTTTCTATGCAAGAAGTAGATTATTCAGACCCACTTCGTTACTTAAGAACAACAACTAGCGCTTCTAGGCTTCTTACTCCAACCGAAGAAATTAAGTTGTCAGCAGGAATACAG GACCTTCTAAAGCTTGAAAAAATCCAGGAGGATCTTGCAGAAAGATTTGGCAGTCAGCCCACGTTTGCTCAATGGGCAGCAGTGGCAGGGGTAGATCAGAAAACACTTAGGAAACGTTTAAATTATGGTATATTTTGCAAAGACAAAATGATTAAAAGCAATATACGACTTGTCATATCCATTGCTAAGAATTATCAGGGATCTGGGATGAATCTGCAAGATCTTGTCCAG GAAGGATGCAGAGGCCTTGTAAAAGGTGCAGAGAAGTTTGATGGTACCAAGGGTTTTAAATTCTCTACCTATGCTCATTGGTGGATTAAACAGGCTGTTCGGAAATCACTTTCTGATCAGTCAAGAACTATTCGCTTGCCA TTCCACATGGTGGAGGCGACTTACAGAGTGAAGGAGGCCAGAAAACAATTGTATAGTGAAAATGGAAGACAGCCTGATGATGAAGAAGTTGCTGAAGCAACTGGGTTGTCAATGAAGAGGCTTAATGCTGTACTTATGACCCCAAAAGCTCCCAGATCTCTGGAACAAAAGATTGGGATCAACCAGAATCTTAAACCCTCA GAAGTAATTTCCGATCCTGATGCCGAAACAGCTGAAGAACAGCTCCTTAAGCAGTTCATGAAGAAGGACCTGGAAGAGGCACTGGACAGTCTCAATCCAAGAGAGAGGCAGGTGGTAAGATGGAGATTTGGTATGGATGATGGAAGGACGAAGACCCTGCAAGAGATAGGGGAGATGTTGGGTGTGAGTAGGGAGAGAATTAGGCAAATCGAGTCAAGTGCTTTTAAGAAGCTTAAGAACAAGAAGAGAACCAATCATTTGCAGCAGTATTTGGTTTCATAA